In the Gossypium raimondii isolate GPD5lz chromosome 9, ASM2569854v1, whole genome shotgun sequence genome, one interval contains:
- the LOC105798350 gene encoding probable galactinol--sucrose galactosyltransferase 5: MQKQHPFRSLSMAPSLSKVSVSGLGDGHNQSLLSLEGSNFFANGHVFLSDVPQNIIVTPSPYGSSTDKKIPSSVGSFVGFEAVKSNSRHVVPIGKLNNIKFMSIFRFKVWWTTHWVGSNGKDLENETQMVILEKSASGRPYILLLPLLEGPFRASLQPGTNDNIDICVESGSTKVTSARFQSVLYIHVGEDPFNLVKEAMEVMRVHLGTFKLLDEKTPPGIYDKFGWCTWDAFYLTVHPQGVWEGVKGLADGGCPPGMVLIDDGWQSISRDEDPITKEGMNCTVAGEQMPCRLLKFQENYKFRNYESPKTLATGEPNKGMGAFIKDLKDEFNTVEFVYVWHALCGYWGGLRPNAPGLPESEVIKPELSPGLKNTMEDLAVDKIVNTGIGLVPPEKADQLYEGIHSHLKNVGIDGVKVDVIHLLEMLCENYGGRVDLAKAYYRALTDSIRKHFNGNGVIASMEHCNDFMFLGTEAICLGRVGDDFWCTDPSGDPNGTFWLQGCHMVHCAYNSLWMGNFIHPDWDMFQSTHPCAEFHAASRAISGGPIYISDTVGNHNFPLLKRLVLPDGSILRCEYYALPTKDCLFEDPLHDGKTMLKIWNLNKFNGVIGAFNCQGGGWCPETRRNQCASQFSHMVTAKTNPKDIEWNNGKNPFCIEHVQVFALYLSQSKKLVLKKPDENIEISLQPFDFELVIVSPVTVVAGKSVHFAPIGLVNMLNAGGAILTLTYDELKRSAKMEVKGSGEMRVFASEEPKACNINGNDVGFLYEEQMVSVQVPWVGPSGLSTIEYLF, encoded by the exons ATGCAAAAACAGCACCCTTTTCGTTCATTATCAATGGCTCCAAGCTTAAGCAAAGTTAGTGTTTCAGGCCTTGGTGATGGCCATAACCAGTCTCTACTTTCCCTTGAAGGCTCAAACTTCTTTGCCAATGGTCATGTTTTTCTCTCAGATGTCCCTCAAAACATCATAGTAACTCCTTCCCCTTATGGTTCATCCACTGACAAAAAAATACCAAGTAGTGTTGGATCCTTTGTCGGATTTGAAGCTGTTAAATCCAACAGCCGCCATGTTGTCCCCATTGGAAAGCTCAATAACATCAAGTTCATGAGCATTTTCAGGTTCAAAGTTTGGTGGACGACTCATTGGGTTGGTTCCAACGGAAAAGACCTTGAAAACGAAACTCAAATGGTTATTCTTGAGAAATCAGCTTCTGGGAGGCCTTATATTCTTCTCCTTCCCCTCCTCGAAGGCCCTTTCAGGGCATCCCTTCAGCCTGGAACCAACGACAACATCGATATTTGTGTCGAAAGCGGGTCGACGAAGGTCACCTCGGCCAGATTCCAGAGCGTTCTTTATATTCATGTAGGTGAAGATCCATTCAACTTGGTCAAGGAAGCCATGGAAGTGATGAGGGTTCACCTTGGAACCTTCAAGCTGTTAGATGAAAAGACCCCACCAGGAATCTATGACAAATTTGGATGGTGCACTTGGGATGCATTTTACCTTACTGTGCACCCTCAAGGTGTTTGGGAAGGTGTCAAAGGCCTAGCCGACGGAGGGTGCCCACCGGGGATGGTGTTGATCGATGATGGATGGCAATCCATCAGCCGTGATGAGGATCCCATCACTAAAGAAGGCATGAATTGTACTGTTGCCGGTGAGCAAATGCCATGCAGATTATTGAAGTTTCAAGAGAATTACAAGTTTAGAAACTATGAAAGTCCTAAAACTTTAGCCACTGGTGAACCTAATAAGGGCATGGGTGCCTTCATTAAAGATCTTAAGGATGAATTCAACACTGTGGAGTTTGTTTATGTATGGCATGCTTTATGTGGATACTGGGGTGGTTTAAGGCCTAATGCACCCGGATTACCGGAATCCGAGGTTATCAAGCCAGAACTGTCGCCTGGATTGAAGAACACGATGGAAGATCTCGCTGTTGATAAGATTGTTAACACCGGCATCGGATTGGTACCACCGGAAAAGGCTGATCAACTTTATGAAGGAATTCATTCGCACTTGAAAAATGTTGGTATTGATGGAGTCAAGGTGGATGTTATCCAT TTGCTGGAAATGTTGTGTGAAAACTATGGTGGAAGAGTTGATCTTGCCAAAGCTTATTACAGAGCACTAACAGATTCAATAAGGAAGCATTTCAATGGCAATGGTGTTATTGCTAGCATGGAGCACTGCAATGATTTCATGTTTCTTGGAACAGAAGCCATTTGCCTTGGCCGTGTTG GTGATGATTTTTGGTGTACTGATCCATCTGGTGACCCTAATGGCACATTTTGGCTCCAAGGCTGTCACATGGTTCATTGTGCCTACAACAGTTTGTGGATGGGAAACTTTATCCACCCTGATTGGGACATGTTCCAATCAACTCATCCTTGTGCCGAGTTCCATGCCGCTTCTCGGGCAATCTCTGGTGGTCCGATTTACATCAGTGATACCGTTGGAAACCACAACTTCCCTTTGCTCAAACGACTTGTATTGCCCGACGGTTCGATCCTCCGATGCGAATACTATGCACTTCCAACGAAGGATTGCCTCTTTGAAGATCCTCTCCATGATGGCAAGACCATGCTCAAAATCTGGAACTTAAACAAG TTTAATGGTGTGATTGGGGCATTCAATTGCCAAGGTGGTGGATGGTGTCCTGAAACCAGAAGAAACCAATGTGCATCTCAGTTTTCTCACATGGTGACAGCTAAAACCAACCCCAAAGACATTGAATGGAACAATGGCAAAAACCCATTCTGTATTGAACATGTTCAAGTTTTTGCACTCTACTTGTCTCAATCCAAGAAACTGGTCCTCAAAAAACCAGATGAAAACATTGAAATCTCATTGCAACCATTTGATTTCGAGCTCGTGATCGTCTCACCAGTGACTGTCGTGGCTGGAAAATCAGTCCATTTTGCTCCTATTGGGCTAGTGAACATGCTGAATGCTGGTGGTGCAATACTTACATTAACTTATGATGAATTAAAGAGGTCAGCGAAGATGGAAGTGAAAGGAAGTGGTGAAATGAGAGTGTTTGCCTCAGAGGAACCAAAAGCTTGCAATATTAATGGAAATGATGTTGGGTTTTTGTATGAAGAACAAATGGTCAGTGTTCAAGTTCCTTGGGTTGGTCCTTCAGGTTTATCTACCATAGAATATCTGTTTTAA